The following proteins are encoded in a genomic region of Mesotoga sp. UBA6090:
- a CDS encoding complex I 24 kDa subunit family protein, with protein MSAENVREIVTDIYENISSQSLEKGDVLINTLHAIQDHFGNFIPIEAAEVMKDLTGLPLSRIYEVLTFYTMFSTHKRGKYVIRVCKSLPCHVTGGQAVVDSLKNILEIDFGETTTDGLFTLEETSCLGLCGVSPVMMINDEAYGNLTPERVSEIVDGMVSRERSE; from the coding sequence ATGTCTGCAGAAAATGTCCGTGAAATCGTAACTGATATCTATGAAAACATTAGCAGCCAGAGCCTTGAAAAAGGCGATGTGCTTATAAATACTCTTCACGCAATTCAAGATCACTTTGGCAACTTCATACCAATCGAAGCGGCTGAAGTGATGAAGGATCTGACGGGATTGCCTCTCTCAAGAATCTATGAAGTTCTCACTTTCTATACAATGTTTTCTACTCACAAAAGAGGAAAATATGTAATTCGAGTCTGTAAGAGTCTTCCATGCCATGTAACCGGAGGACAGGCAGTAGTTGACTCCTTGAAGAACATTCTGGAAATTGATTTTGGTGAAACTACGACAGATGGCTTGTTTACTCTTGAGGAGACTAGTTGTCTTGGACTCTGCGGAGTATCCCCGGTAATGATGATAAATGATGAGGCTTACGGAAACCTAACTCCGGAAAGAGTCTCTGAGATCGTAGACGGCATGGTTTCAAGAGAGAGGAGTGAGTAA
- a CDS encoding (2Fe-2S) ferredoxin domain-containing protein — protein sequence MAKIKSLEELMKIKENAMKGLKMRDSGKRGKVIVAMGTCGIAAGAKDTLRAIVDSLEEKGIDDVAVVQSGCFGLCDVEPTIEVHLEGSEPIIYGHVSPAQAKRVVEQHIVGGNVVGDLIVKRGEL from the coding sequence ATGGCAAAAATCAAGAGCCTTGAAGAACTTATGAAGATCAAAGAGAACGCAATGAAGGGTCTTAAGATGCGTGACTCAGGCAAGAGAGGAAAAGTAATCGTGGCAATGGGAACATGCGGGATTGCCGCAGGCGCAAAGGATACGTTAAGGGCGATTGTAGATTCACTTGAAGAGAAGGGAATTGATGATGTCGCTGTCGTTCAGTCAGGCTGTTTTGGTCTCTGTGATGTTGAGCCCACAATAGAGGTCCATCTCGAGGGATCAGAGCCGATAATTTATGGGCACGTAAGCCCCGCTCAAGCAAAGAGAGTAGTTGAACAGCACATTGTCGGCGGAAATGTAGTTGGAGATCTTATTGTGAAAAGAGGAGAACTATAA
- a CDS encoding NADH-quinone oxidoreductase subunit NuoF gives MPAVENTVLICAGGACISAGEKSVRNVFEETLKKYSLESVVRVVETGCMGACDLGPILVIYPEGVFYQKITAENAARIVEEHILKGRVVEDLLYKGDSGNLTEKPQEELPFFTEQVRIATRNLGVIDPLSIDEYIARDGYFALHKVLFELSREDVVEILKKSELKGRGGAGFPTWMKWDLTKKVEGDTKYVICNADEGDPGAFMDRAVLEGDPHTVVEAMTIAARVVGAQKGFVYVRAEYPLAIERLTHAMKMAREYGFLGENILGTDFSFDLEIRIGAGAFVCGEETALINSIEGKRGIPRVKPPFPASKGLWEKPTLLNNVETYASIPPIITNGGEWFSQYGVDGSRGTKVFALAGNVKNTGLVEVPMGITLRKLIFDIGGGVPGGKKLKAIQTGGPSGGCIPLELIDTPITYDNMKKLGTIIGSGGMIVMDEDSCMVDVAKYFLEFTVEESCGQCTPCRDGTRRMLEILERITEGEGTVEDLQLLKDLGENIMSTSLCGLGQTAPQPVISTMRYFWDEYEAHVKEGRCPAKKCKSLMRVVIDKDKCVGCTACARVCPVEAISGSVRKPHDIDPEICTSCGSCLAVCKFEAISKVSP, from the coding sequence GTGCCCGCTGTTGAAAACACGGTACTTATTTGTGCCGGAGGTGCTTGCATTTCTGCAGGCGAGAAGAGCGTAAGAAACGTATTTGAGGAGACCCTGAAAAAGTACTCGTTGGAAAGTGTAGTCAGGGTGGTAGAAACGGGATGTATGGGTGCTTGTGACCTCGGACCCATTCTTGTGATCTATCCTGAAGGAGTATTCTATCAGAAGATCACGGCAGAGAATGCAGCTCGTATTGTAGAAGAACATATTCTGAAAGGGCGAGTTGTAGAAGATCTCTTATACAAAGGCGACTCGGGAAATCTTACTGAAAAGCCTCAGGAAGAGCTTCCTTTTTTCACTGAGCAAGTGAGAATCGCAACGAGGAACTTAGGGGTAATTGATCCTCTTTCAATAGATGAATATATTGCGAGGGATGGCTATTTCGCGCTGCATAAGGTCCTTTTTGAACTCAGTAGAGAAGATGTCGTTGAAATACTGAAGAAAAGCGAGCTTAAGGGCCGCGGAGGAGCGGGATTTCCGACTTGGATGAAGTGGGATCTGACAAAGAAAGTAGAAGGCGACACGAAGTACGTAATTTGCAACGCAGATGAGGGCGACCCTGGAGCCTTTATGGATAGGGCGGTTCTTGAAGGCGATCCCCACACAGTAGTAGAAGCTATGACAATAGCTGCTAGAGTAGTTGGAGCCCAGAAGGGGTTCGTGTATGTTAGGGCCGAGTATCCCCTTGCAATAGAACGGTTGACTCATGCTATGAAAATGGCCAGAGAGTATGGATTTCTTGGTGAAAACATTCTCGGAACCGATTTCTCGTTCGATCTTGAGATAAGAATTGGTGCAGGCGCGTTTGTCTGTGGGGAAGAGACTGCTCTTATAAATTCGATTGAAGGCAAGAGAGGAATACCCAGAGTTAAACCTCCCTTTCCTGCAAGTAAGGGGCTATGGGAAAAACCAACTCTTCTTAACAATGTGGAGACCTACGCTAGCATCCCTCCGATAATCACAAATGGCGGCGAATGGTTCAGCCAGTACGGAGTGGATGGTTCCAGGGGGACCAAAGTCTTTGCTCTGGCTGGAAACGTAAAGAACACCGGTCTCGTTGAAGTTCCTATGGGCATCACTCTTAGAAAGCTGATCTTTGACATTGGCGGAGGCGTCCCTGGCGGGAAGAAGCTGAAAGCTATTCAGACTGGCGGCCCAAGTGGAGGATGCATACCTCTAGAATTGATTGATACGCCAATAACATACGACAACATGAAAAAACTGGGCACAATAATCGGTTCAGGTGGAATGATCGTTATGGATGAGGACAGCTGCATGGTTGATGTTGCCAAATACTTCCTGGAATTCACCGTAGAGGAATCTTGCGGTCAGTGCACACCTTGTCGTGATGGAACACGCAGGATGCTCGAAATTCTTGAAAGAATAACAGAAGGAGAAGGAACTGTGGAAGACCTTCAACTTCTGAAAGATCTTGGTGAGAACATAATGTCGACTTCACTTTGCGGACTTGGGCAGACTGCTCCACAGCCGGTGATATCAACAATGAGATATTTCTGGGATGAGTATGAAGCTCATGTCAAAGAGGGAAGATGTCCGGCAAAGAAGTGCAAGTCTTTGATGCGGGTGGTAATTGATAAGGACAAATGCGTTGGTTGTACTGCTTGCGCCAGAGTCTGTCCCGTAGAAGCGATAAGCGGTTCGGTTAGAAAGCCTCACGATATAGATCCGGAAATCTGCACCAGCTGTGGGAGTTGCCTGGCCGTGTGCAAATTTGAGGCGATTAGCAAAGTTTCACCTTAA